A window of the Pseudomonas gozinkensis genome harbors these coding sequences:
- a CDS encoding phage baseplate assembly protein produces the protein MNETDNRVTLTVDNMEYGGWKSVQITADLERQFRTFKLDITWQWPGQTVDQRIKAGDPCEVRIGKDLVLTGYVFKAPISYDGRQISLSIEGSSKTQDLVDCAARNIPGQWQDQSLLSIVQALAGEYTQFVVNEIPETARLSKHTIVPGETVFQSIDRLLSLYRVFSTDDAEGRLVLAKPGSGGRASDALELGKNILSADAPMDHSQVFSEYRVIGQQKGNDKKSGAAVSEVESSATDLSFKRRRTTIINEGSQLTFELAQQRAQWESATRMGRALTTTYQVQGWRQSNGDLWRHNTLVKVKDPVLGFDGDMLISKVTYSLSAQGSVTTLQVAPPHTFDPDPTPPKTT, from the coding sequence ATGAACGAGACTGACAACCGCGTCACGCTGACCGTCGACAACATGGAATACGGCGGCTGGAAAAGCGTGCAGATCACCGCGGACCTGGAGCGCCAGTTCCGCACCTTCAAACTCGACATCACCTGGCAATGGCCGGGGCAGACCGTGGATCAGCGGATCAAGGCCGGCGACCCGTGCGAGGTGCGGATCGGCAAGGATCTGGTGCTCACCGGTTATGTGTTCAAGGCCCCGATCAGCTATGACGGACGGCAGATCAGCCTGAGCATCGAAGGCAGTTCCAAGACCCAGGATCTGGTCGATTGTGCGGCGCGAAACATCCCCGGCCAATGGCAGGACCAGTCGCTGTTGAGCATCGTCCAGGCCCTGGCCGGGGAATACACGCAGTTTGTGGTCAACGAGATTCCCGAGACCGCGCGCCTGAGCAAACACACCATCGTCCCGGGTGAAACGGTGTTTCAGTCGATCGACCGTCTGCTCTCGCTGTACCGGGTGTTTTCCACCGATGACGCCGAAGGCCGGCTGGTGCTGGCCAAACCGGGCAGCGGCGGCCGCGCCAGCGATGCCCTGGAGCTGGGCAAGAACATTCTCTCGGCCGACGCACCGATGGATCACAGCCAGGTGTTCTCCGAGTACCGGGTGATCGGCCAGCAAAAGGGCAACGACAAGAAGAGCGGGGCGGCAGTCAGCGAGGTTGAATCCAGCGCGACCGACCTGAGCTTCAAGCGTCGGCGTACCACGATCATCAACGAAGGCTCGCAACTGACGTTCGAACTGGCCCAGCAACGGGCCCAGTGGGAAAGCGCCACGCGCATGGGCCGGGCGCTGACCACCACTTATCAGGTGCAGGGCTGGCGCCAGTCCAACGGCGATCTGTGGCGCCACAACACGCTGGTGAAGGTCAAGGATCCGGTACTCGGCTTCGATGGCGACATGCTGATTTCCAAGGTGACGTATTCACTGTCGGCGCAAGGCTCGGTCACCACGCTGCAAGTGGCGCCGCCACATACCTTCGATCCTGACCCGACGCCCCCGAAAACAACCTGA
- a CDS encoding YmfQ family protein, whose protein sequence is MAAIRTAAQYQAQLRALLPSGPAWDPERVPELEEVLQGVAVELARLDARAADLLNEMDPAGVSELVPDWEQVMNLPDPCLGATPLFDDRRLAVRRRLLAVGSQAVGYYLDIAKSQGYPNATITELEAPRMGRSRFGAAHWGTWEAQFMWTLNTGGRLLLGRRYGASYWGERFGVNPGSALECLIHRAAPAHTKVHINYD, encoded by the coding sequence ATGGCTGCCATAAGAACCGCCGCGCAATACCAGGCGCAATTGCGCGCCTTGCTGCCGAGCGGCCCGGCATGGGATCCGGAACGCGTGCCGGAACTCGAAGAAGTGCTGCAAGGCGTCGCCGTCGAACTGGCGCGCCTTGACGCCCGCGCCGCCGACCTGCTCAACGAAATGGACCCGGCCGGTGTCAGCGAACTGGTGCCGGACTGGGAGCAGGTGATGAACCTGCCCGACCCGTGCCTCGGCGCCACGCCGCTGTTCGACGACCGCCGCCTCGCCGTGCGCCGGCGCTTGCTGGCAGTCGGCAGCCAGGCTGTCGGCTACTACCTGGACATCGCCAAAAGCCAGGGTTACCCCAACGCCACCATCACCGAACTCGAAGCCCCGCGCATGGGCCGCTCGCGTTTCGGTGCGGCGCACTGGGGCACCTGGGAAGCGCAGTTCATGTGGACGCTCAACACTGGCGGGCGGCTGTTGCTCGGCCGGCGCTATGGCGCGAGCTATTGGGGCGAGCGCTTCGGCGTCAATCCGGGCTCGGCGCTGGAATGCCTGATCCACAGGGCGGCACCGGCGCATACCAAAGTGCACATCAACTATGACTAG
- a CDS encoding phage baseplate assembly protein V, which translates to MSLLTRLLARGTVVLANSASKLQSLQMRLTAGEVNDDMEHFEPYGFTSHPLAGAEGVVTFLGGDRSHAIALVVADRRYRLQSLAAGEVAIYTDEGDKIHFKRGRIIDIETATLNIRASTAVNFETPVINQTGKIVSKGDQVAGGISQIKHVHVGVQAGSGQTGAPAGGQ; encoded by the coding sequence ATGAGCCTACTGACACGCCTGCTGGCGCGCGGCACTGTCGTGCTCGCCAATTCGGCATCCAAGCTGCAATCGCTGCAAATGCGCCTCACCGCCGGTGAAGTGAACGACGACATGGAGCACTTCGAACCCTACGGTTTCACCAGCCACCCGCTGGCCGGTGCCGAAGGTGTCGTCACGTTTCTCGGCGGCGACCGTTCCCACGCCATCGCCCTGGTGGTTGCCGACCGCCGTTACCGCCTGCAATCGCTGGCGGCCGGCGAGGTGGCGATCTACACCGACGAGGGCGACAAAATTCACTTCAAGCGCGGGCGGATCATCGACATCGAAACCGCCACGCTGAACATCCGCGCCAGCACCGCCGTGAATTTCGAGACGCCGGTGATCAACCAGACCGGCAAGATCGTTTCCAAAGGCGATCAGGTGGCCGGCGGCATCAGCCAGATCAAGCACGTGCATGTCGGCGTGCAGGCAGGCAGTGGCCAGACCGGCGCGCCGGCGGGAGGTCAGTGA
- a CDS encoding phage tail protein — MDYPRSVPGSGLVDGRFADENPLTGTPGSLIPATWGNGITEELLNVIRAAGMVPSESESDQLLKALKNVLSQDAMPFAALAFPTVATADGRISVSAASASAGGTVSVPGGVLVCLGEEVAAGMTARPRTLLTSAWSSSGLDINSTYFLRMQVRNGALVCYTQKGLDTDVIPAGMKAGTGSSGGGFDSTCIDMLVARVVTAGAGTLPKLTLLANKARMEAVGVWSGANGNYSVPLNWARKPRAYIAGIYDFDDNVKTDYGVISEEIGVNFVGTQFMPEGGFTDRYTARVAIAAWSQNLSTSGRINARVRWEV; from the coding sequence ATGGATTACCCGAGAAGTGTGCCCGGCTCCGGGCTGGTGGATGGACGATTTGCCGATGAAAACCCGCTGACCGGAACTCCGGGTTCGTTGATCCCCGCGACATGGGGCAACGGCATAACGGAAGAGCTGCTGAACGTGATCCGTGCGGCGGGGATGGTGCCCTCCGAAAGCGAGTCGGATCAGTTGCTCAAGGCGCTGAAGAATGTCTTGTCCCAGGACGCGATGCCGTTCGCCGCTTTGGCATTTCCAACGGTGGCCACGGCTGACGGGCGTATTTCAGTCAGCGCCGCAAGCGCGTCTGCTGGCGGCACCGTGTCGGTGCCGGGCGGTGTGCTGGTCTGCCTCGGTGAAGAAGTTGCCGCCGGCATGACGGCCCGCCCGCGCACGTTGCTGACCTCTGCCTGGAGCTCGTCCGGACTGGATATCAACAGCACCTATTTTCTGCGGATGCAGGTGCGCAACGGGGCACTGGTCTGCTACACGCAAAAAGGCCTCGATACCGATGTGATCCCTGCGGGGATGAAAGCGGGAACCGGCAGCAGTGGCGGTGGTTTCGACTCGACCTGCATCGACATGCTGGTGGCCAGAGTGGTGACCGCAGGTGCCGGGACTTTACCCAAGCTCACACTGCTGGCGAACAAGGCCCGCATGGAAGCGGTCGGTGTCTGGTCCGGTGCCAATGGCAATTACTCGGTCCCGTTGAACTGGGCGCGCAAACCTCGTGCGTACATTGCAGGGATTTATGATTTTGATGACAACGTCAAAACCGACTATGGCGTGATCAGTGAGGAGATCGGGGTCAACTTTGTCGGTACTCAGTTCATGCCGGAGGGTGGTTTTACCGACCGTTACACGGCGCGTGTCGCGATCGCTGCGTGGTCACAGAACCTGAGCACGTCAGGTCGGATAAACGCTCGCGTCAGATGGGAGGTTTGA
- a CDS encoding baseplate J/gp47 family protein has translation MPFETPSLPVLIKRTQSDLAGDSLRQSDAQVLARTVGGAAYGLYGYLDWIAEQILPDTADESTLERIAALRLNQPRKPAQVATGNVSFNATAGAVLDADTLLQASDGRTFKVTAARTTVNGVNSTSIAALDAGSLGNAEAGLALTPVQPITGVVGNSFVVLAPGLNGGVARESLESLRSRVIRSYRVIPHGGSASDYETWALEVPGVTRAWCRGGFLGPGTVGVYIMRDDDPQPVPNADQLAEVQAYIEPLRPVTAEVHVRPPVQKPVTYQLKLTPDTTAVRAAVETQLRDLHNREADLGEDLLISHIREAISSAAGETDHVLSAPVANVAAGDSELLTFGGCVWLP, from the coding sequence ATGCCGTTTGAAACCCCTTCGCTGCCGGTGCTGATCAAGCGCACCCAAAGCGACCTGGCCGGCGATTCGCTGCGCCAGTCCGATGCGCAAGTCCTGGCCCGCACAGTCGGCGGCGCCGCTTATGGTCTGTACGGCTACCTCGACTGGATTGCCGAGCAGATCCTGCCCGACACCGCCGATGAATCGACTCTGGAGCGCATCGCCGCACTGCGCCTGAACCAGCCGCGCAAACCGGCGCAGGTCGCCACCGGCAACGTCAGCTTCAACGCCACGGCGGGCGCGGTGCTGGACGCCGATACGTTGCTGCAGGCGAGTGACGGCCGCACGTTCAAAGTCACCGCCGCGCGCACCACCGTCAATGGCGTCAACAGCACCTCCATCGCAGCGCTGGATGCCGGCAGCCTGGGCAACGCCGAGGCCGGCCTGGCGCTGACGCCGGTGCAGCCGATCACCGGCGTGGTCGGCAACAGTTTTGTGGTGCTGGCGCCGGGACTGAACGGTGGCGTGGCGCGGGAAAGTCTGGAATCGCTGCGCTCGCGGGTGATCCGCTCCTATCGCGTCATCCCCCACGGCGGTTCGGCCAGCGACTACGAGACCTGGGCGCTGGAAGTGCCGGGCGTGACCCGCGCGTGGTGCCGTGGCGGCTTCCTCGGGCCGGGCACCGTCGGCGTGTACATCATGCGCGACGACGATCCGCAACCGGTGCCGAATGCCGATCAACTGGCCGAAGTGCAGGCTTACATCGAGCCGTTGCGCCCGGTGACCGCCGAAGTCCATGTGCGTCCGCCGGTGCAGAAACCGGTGACCTATCAACTGAAGCTGACCCCTGACACCACCGCCGTGCGCGCCGCCGTCGAAACCCAGTTGCGTGATCTGCACAACCGTGAAGCCGACCTGGGCGAGGATCTTTTGATCAGTCACATCCGCGAAGCGATCAGCAGCGCGGCGGGGGAAACCGATCACGTGCTGTCGGCCCCGGTGGCGAACGTGGCCGCGGGTGACAGCGAACTGCTCACCTTCGGGGGTTGCGTATGGCTGCCATAA
- a CDS encoding phage GP46 family protein, with the protein MLFSQNLHAALTRAVLISLFTWRRAADDDALDDEERFGWWGDTFPTVADDRIGSRLWLLRRVKLTRQTQMDAEFYAREALQWLIDDGHCSAIDIISERLDAQRLNLRTVLTLADGERLDINPDNSWQVIYAV; encoded by the coding sequence ATGCTTTTCAGTCAAAACCTCCACGCCGCGCTCACCCGTGCGGTGCTGATCAGCCTGTTCACCTGGCGCCGTGCCGCCGACGACGATGCCCTCGACGACGAGGAGCGTTTCGGTTGGTGGGGCGACACCTTTCCCACCGTCGCCGACGATCGCATCGGCTCGCGACTGTGGCTGTTGCGCCGGGTCAAGCTGACCCGACAGACCCAGATGGACGCCGAGTTCTATGCCCGCGAAGCCTTGCAATGGCTGATCGACGACGGCCACTGCAGCGCCATCGACATCATCAGCGAACGCCTCGACGCCCAGCGCCTGAACCTGCGCACGGTCCTGACCCTGGCCGACGGCGAACGCCTGGACATCAACCCCGATAACAGTTGGCAGGTGATCTATGCCGTTTGA